A window of the Streptomyces formicae genome harbors these coding sequences:
- a CDS encoding UDP-N-acetylmuramoyl-tripeptide--D-alanyl-D-alanine ligase gives MIPLTLAAIAQVSQGRLHRVPDANALVTAPISFDSRDIAPGGLFACLKGRSLDGHDFAGQAVTDGAIAVLADRQVDAPAIVVRDVLDAMGQIAHAVAEEYTGTVIALTGSAGKPSTKDILENVLALDGPTVANARSFNNEIGFPVTVSRVEPTSRYLLLEMGARGKGHIASLCQMVRPRIATVLGIGSAHVGEFGSQQAIADAKAEIVHTLPEHGVAVVNADDALVAPMARETMARVITFGTTDTCEVQASDVRVCPDGHPTFVLRHADREEIVALSHIYGRHNVTNALAAAATAIGAGIPFGRIVRGLETAELSSGGRMEVSVRAHDGVTIINDAFNASPESVLAALEALADIAGAERRRVAILGEMAELGDDAFDWHDKVAHKVVTTGVHRTIGVGGHHAQHMISTIRNSGLEATSADLATGLAGHVDAQLQPGDVVLVKGANALGLEAVARALAAMTPPA, from the coding sequence ATGATCCCCCTGACCCTCGCCGCCATCGCCCAGGTCTCCCAGGGCCGACTGCACCGCGTCCCGGACGCAAACGCCCTGGTCACCGCGCCGATCTCGTTCGACTCCCGCGACATCGCACCTGGCGGACTGTTCGCGTGCCTGAAAGGCCGCAGCCTCGACGGGCACGACTTCGCAGGCCAGGCTGTCACCGACGGCGCCATTGCCGTTCTCGCCGACCGGCAGGTTGACGCACCCGCGATCGTCGTGCGCGACGTGCTGGACGCGATGGGGCAGATCGCCCACGCCGTCGCCGAGGAGTACACCGGCACGGTCATCGCGCTCACCGGATCAGCGGGCAAGCCCTCCACCAAGGACATCCTCGAGAACGTGCTCGCGCTCGACGGTCCGACCGTCGCCAACGCCCGCTCGTTCAACAATGAGATCGGCTTCCCCGTCACCGTCTCCCGGGTGGAGCCGACCAGCCGTTATCTCCTGCTGGAGATGGGCGCCCGGGGCAAGGGCCATATCGCCTCCCTGTGCCAGATGGTTCGCCCCCGAATCGCCACTGTCCTCGGCATCGGCTCCGCACACGTCGGCGAGTTCGGCAGCCAGCAAGCCATCGCCGACGCCAAAGCCGAAATCGTCCACACCCTGCCCGAGCATGGCGTCGCCGTCGTCAACGCGGACGATGCGCTCGTCGCCCCGATGGCCCGCGAGACCATGGCCCGGGTCATCACTTTCGGAACCACCGACACCTGCGAGGTCCAGGCAAGCGACGTCAGGGTCTGTCCCGACGGCCACCCCACCTTCGTTCTTCGGCACGCCGACCGGGAAGAGATCGTGGCGCTCAGCCACATCTACGGTCGGCACAACGTCACCAATGCCCTTGCGGCAGCAGCTACCGCCATCGGCGCCGGGATCCCCTTCGGCCGCATCGTCCGCGGTCTGGAAACCGCCGAACTGTCCTCCGGGGGGCGCATGGAAGTCAGCGTGCGTGCCCACGACGGCGTCACCATCATCAACGACGCCTTCAACGCCAGCCCGGAATCCGTCCTCGCCGCTCTGGAAGCCCTCGCCGACATCGCCGGAGCCGAACGCCGTCGCGTCGCGATCCTCGGTGAGATGGCCGAACTCGGCGACGACGCATTCGACTGGCACGACAAGGTCGCACACAAGGTCGTCACCACCGGAGTCCACCGCACCATCGGAGTCGGCGGACACCATGCCCAGCACATGATCAGCACGATCCGGAACAGTGGCTTGGAAGCCACCAGCGCCGACCTGGCCACCGGCCTTGCCGGCCACGTCGACGCCCAACTCCAGCCCGGGGACGTGGTCCTCGTCAAGGGAGCGAACGCGCTTGGCCTGGAAGCCGTCGCCCGTGCCCTCGCCGCCATGACACCGCCGGCCTGA